One Blastopirellula marina genomic region harbors:
- a CDS encoding vWA domain-containing protein — protein sequence MTSWFINTLGPLGWTLLALVPPAIVALYFLKLRRQPLEVPSTFLWSRTIEDLHVNSLWQKMRQSLLLFLQLLFILLLILAVLRPGMDGEQKLLGDRFVFLIDNSASMGSKDEQSGRTRLDEAKRRVQEMIDQMDSGDVGMVVTFSDRASVAQQFTDNQRVLSAKVAAIQPSEHTTNIMEALRVASGLANPGQSAFEEGDVQVADAKPATAYILSDGRFQTITDFSFGNLQPVYIPLGDEVSSNVGILAFSTQRNPEKEDELQVFCRIARFGPEPTEVTANLYFNNELLDVARIRLDEEDGTGGAQFDLGSLDVGKLRLEVDHKDVFPADNIAYAAISPPERAQVLVVTEGNNYLRFSLATDQIRRIADVTLVTPDYLTGEDYPKEAASGRYDVIIYDDCAPETMPESNTVFFGRKPPVEGWVFQEAQVLPQIIDVAQSHPVMNFVNLGNVSIYKASPLEAPAGSTVLIESDQGAIMTIAPRKSFEDVVLGFAFLTSEDDKTFFNTEWTKRLSFPVFVKNLVEYLGGVRQGEGEFSIRPGQNYAFRSSGFAKEVHIIPPSGRVRTIAPTADNLFSFGETDQLGTYEVREGNAKDVSRYFSVNIFDAQESEIQPKLEIETQWETIAGESAWLPMRREFWKWLVVLALLILLVEWYIYNRRVYV from the coding sequence ATGACAAGTTGGTTTATCAACACCTTGGGGCCCTTGGGGTGGACGCTATTGGCACTGGTCCCCCCGGCGATCGTTGCCCTGTACTTTCTTAAACTGCGTCGGCAACCACTTGAAGTTCCTAGCACCTTCCTGTGGAGCCGCACGATCGAAGATCTTCATGTGAACAGCCTGTGGCAGAAGATGAGGCAGAGCCTGCTGCTCTTTTTGCAACTGCTTTTCATCTTGTTGCTGATCCTGGCCGTGCTGCGTCCTGGCATGGACGGCGAACAGAAACTGCTCGGAGACCGGTTTGTCTTTCTGATCGATAACTCGGCAAGCATGGGATCGAAGGATGAACAGTCGGGACGCACGCGATTGGATGAAGCCAAACGCCGCGTGCAGGAAATGATCGACCAGATGGACAGTGGCGACGTGGGAATGGTCGTGACGTTTTCCGACCGGGCCAGTGTCGCTCAGCAGTTTACGGACAATCAGCGAGTCCTTTCGGCAAAGGTCGCCGCGATCCAGCCTAGTGAGCACACGACCAACATCATGGAGGCCTTGCGAGTCGCATCAGGCCTGGCGAATCCTGGTCAGTCGGCATTTGAAGAAGGGGATGTTCAGGTTGCCGACGCGAAGCCTGCGACGGCTTACATTTTGAGCGACGGGCGATTTCAAACGATTACCGACTTTTCGTTCGGCAATCTGCAGCCTGTCTATATCCCACTCGGAGACGAAGTCTCTTCCAACGTTGGCATCCTGGCTTTCAGCACCCAGCGAAATCCAGAGAAGGAAGACGAGCTTCAGGTGTTCTGCCGCATTGCTCGTTTCGGCCCCGAACCAACCGAAGTGACGGCTAACCTTTATTTCAATAACGAACTTTTAGATGTCGCTCGTATTCGTTTGGATGAGGAAGATGGCACCGGCGGGGCCCAGTTCGACCTGGGAAGTCTGGATGTCGGAAAGCTCCGATTAGAGGTCGATCACAAAGATGTGTTCCCCGCAGATAATATTGCCTACGCCGCGATCAGTCCGCCTGAGCGAGCCCAGGTATTGGTTGTGACGGAAGGGAACAACTACTTGCGGTTCTCACTGGCAACCGATCAAATCCGGCGTATTGCCGATGTGACGCTGGTAACGCCTGATTATCTGACCGGAGAGGACTACCCAAAAGAAGCAGCCAGCGGTCGCTACGATGTTATCATCTACGACGACTGCGCACCTGAGACGATGCCGGAATCGAACACGGTCTTCTTTGGAAGAAAGCCTCCGGTTGAAGGATGGGTTTTTCAGGAAGCCCAGGTGCTACCACAAATTATCGATGTGGCGCAAAGTCATCCCGTGATGAACTTCGTCAATTTAGGAAACGTCTCCATCTACAAGGCCTCTCCACTTGAAGCGCCGGCAGGCAGCACAGTACTTATTGAATCGGACCAGGGGGCAATCATGACCATCGCCCCACGCAAGAGTTTTGAAGACGTTGTGCTAGGTTTCGCTTTTTTGACATCTGAGGACGACAAGACGTTCTTCAATACGGAATGGACCAAGCGGCTTAGCTTCCCCGTGTTTGTCAAGAATCTGGTCGAGTATCTCGGAGGAGTACGACAAGGGGAGGGGGAATTCAGCATCCGACCCGGTCAAAACTATGCATTCCGCTCTAGTGGATTTGCCAAGGAAGTTCATATCATACCTCCTTCAGGACGTGTCCGAACGATCGCTCCGACGGCCGATAACTTGTTTAGCTTTGGCGAGACCGATCAGCTTGGGACGTACGAAGTTCGTGAGGGAAATGCGAAAGATGTTTCTCGGTACTTCTCCGTGAACATATTCGATGCCCAGGAGAGTGAGATTCAACCGAAGCTGGAAATTGAAACGCAATGGGAAACGATCGCTGGGGAATCGGCCTGGTTGCCCATGCGGCGCGAGTTCTGGAAGTGGTTGGTCGTGCTTGCGCTGCTGATCCTGCTAGTCGAATGGTATATCTACAACCGTCGCGTTTACGTCTGA
- a CDS encoding DUF58 domain-containing protein: MAKTNIVSDLLSPELLAQLERMELVSRKVFRGRMKGERRSKRKGTSVEFADFRPYVAGDDLRFIDWNMYARLDRLFLKMFLEEEDLHFYTLIDASTSMDFGTPSKLTYAKQLAAALGFVGLCRTDRVRIETLGTPMRKPGPVLRGRHSVWRMLDYLNSIEPGENVPLLEGAKNFCLRNSGKGILVLVTDLMDKSGYEPALRFLSTQQMDVYVIQTLAPVELNPAEQIKGDLKLVDCEDGDIAEITVSRPLLDRYKRTLDAFVDGARTFCAKRGMAYMLANTDVSVSHLVSNYMRQRGLLR, from the coding sequence ATGGCGAAGACGAATATTGTTTCCGATCTCCTTTCTCCGGAACTGCTGGCCCAGTTGGAACGCATGGAACTGGTCAGCCGTAAGGTGTTTCGGGGAAGAATGAAAGGGGAACGTCGTAGCAAACGAAAGGGGACGAGCGTCGAGTTTGCAGACTTCAGGCCGTATGTGGCCGGAGACGACCTGCGTTTCATCGACTGGAACATGTATGCCCGGCTGGATCGGCTGTTTTTGAAGATGTTTTTGGAGGAAGAGGACCTTCACTTTTACACGCTGATCGATGCCAGTACTTCGATGGACTTCGGCACGCCAAGCAAGCTCACGTATGCCAAGCAATTGGCTGCCGCGCTTGGTTTTGTGGGTTTGTGCCGAACAGATCGCGTACGAATCGAGACGCTGGGAACGCCGATGCGAAAACCAGGCCCGGTACTGCGAGGGCGGCATAGCGTTTGGCGGATGCTTGACTATTTGAACAGCATCGAGCCTGGCGAGAATGTGCCGCTACTGGAAGGAGCGAAGAATTTCTGTCTGCGTAACAGCGGCAAAGGAATTTTGGTTCTGGTTACCGACCTGATGGATAAAAGTGGCTATGAGCCCGCCTTACGGTTTCTTTCCACTCAGCAGATGGACGTGTATGTGATTCAGACGCTGGCTCCGGTCGAGTTGAATCCCGCCGAGCAGATCAAAGGTGACCTGAAGCTTGTCGACTGCGAAGATGGCGACATCGCCGAGATTACCGTCAGTCGTCCCCTTTTGGATCGCTATAAGCGAACTCTCGATGCGTTTGTTGATGGTGCACGGACTTTCTGTGCCAAACGCGGTATGGCTTACATGCTGGCCAACACCGATGTCTCGGTGAGCCACCTTGTTTCCAATTACATGCGGCAGCGAGGGCTTCTGCGATGA
- a CDS encoding AAA family ATPase — MSVAESMQQQADEFRSRYLAVKEQIQKVIVGHEDIVHGVLTCLFVGGHCLLEGVPGLGKTLLIRTLSQALDLNFSRIQYTPDLMPADILGTNMVMETPDGRRVFEFQKGPIFTQICLADEINRATPKTQSAMLETMQEGCVTVGGHRYVLDKPFFVLATQNPIEQEGTYPLPEAQLDRFMFKLVVGYSTADELGTIIDRTTKGTRVEAEKVMEGAEILKWQQVIREVILAKHVQDYIVRLTLATHPEGPMALPITNQYLRWGSSPRGAQTLALTAKVRALLDGRYNVSYEDVRRVYLPAMRHRVILNFEAQAEGLDTDHVLLELLEKVPEKADDTVLASVAK; from the coding sequence ATGAGTGTCGCTGAATCGATGCAGCAGCAAGCTGACGAATTTCGCAGTCGCTACTTGGCCGTCAAAGAGCAAATTCAGAAGGTGATCGTCGGGCACGAAGATATCGTCCATGGCGTTTTGACTTGTCTGTTTGTCGGTGGGCACTGCCTGCTGGAAGGTGTTCCGGGGCTCGGCAAGACGCTGCTTATTCGTACCCTGTCGCAAGCGCTAGATCTTAACTTCAGCCGTATTCAATACACGCCAGATCTGATGCCTGCGGACATTTTGGGTACCAACATGGTGATGGAAACGCCGGATGGCCGTCGCGTGTTTGAGTTCCAGAAAGGTCCGATCTTCACCCAGATCTGCCTGGCGGACGAAATCAATCGTGCCACCCCCAAGACCCAGTCGGCCATGCTCGAGACGATGCAGGAAGGCTGTGTAACCGTCGGTGGTCATCGGTATGTCCTGGACAAACCTTTCTTCGTGTTGGCCACGCAGAACCCGATTGAACAGGAAGGGACTTACCCTCTACCAGAGGCTCAGTTAGACCGGTTCATGTTCAAGCTGGTTGTGGGTTATTCGACGGCGGATGAACTTGGCACCATCATCGACCGCACCACCAAGGGAACCAGGGTGGAAGCCGAAAAGGTGATGGAGGGGGCCGAAATCCTGAAGTGGCAGCAAGTGATCCGTGAGGTGATTCTGGCCAAGCACGTGCAGGATTACATCGTACGGTTAACCTTGGCCACCCATCCAGAAGGTCCGATGGCGCTACCGATTACCAATCAGTATCTACGCTGGGGTTCGAGCCCTCGTGGTGCGCAAACGCTGGCTTTGACCGCCAAGGTGCGTGCTTTGCTGGATGGCCGCTACAACGTCAGCTACGAAGACGTCCGTCGTGTTTATCTACCTGCAATGCGACATCGCGTGATCCTCAATTTCGAGGCCCAAGCTGAAGGGCTCGATACGGATCATGTGTTACTGGAACTGCTGGAGAAAGTTCCGGAAAAGGCAGATGACACGGTCTTGGCATCGGTCGCGAAGTAA
- a CDS encoding VWA domain-containing protein, with protein sequence MFGVDVAFNKPWFLLLLAGLPLLWFFSFRSISGLGRVRRFFALGLRSLVYLLLVFCLAEMQLRHSSDRVTVIYVLDQSESIPREKRAAMVQYVVKDVAEHRQAARGDRAGVVVFGREAAIEVPPYDDNLPIQQGRLEAMMQVRTDATNLEGALKLAQASFSEDTAKRVVIVTDGNETYGDATNIARQLAESGIGIDVVPVELSSRAEVAVEKISLPSDIRKGQPVQVNVVLNNMTEASADDDGKVSGKVVVVRKHGKREDVLIEQPMDLEPGKKVLTFEHTIDQSDFYTYEARFVPDDRLDDSMPQNNLASAFAHVRGEGSVLLIEDWENPGEFDFLISRLRANNIEVEVMPSNGLFTSLAELQRFDCVILGDVPRASGAGAGDVSSFSDQQVEMLVRNTQQLGCGLLMIGGPRAFGAGGWSNTELEKSMPVDFNIKDAKVVPVGALVMMMHASELAQGNYWQKVVAREALKALGPQDYCGLIHWSGNDQWMWGAPDGLIPVGPNRNQMLARLNRMTPGDMPQFDPAMKMSLAGFNAIQAKGANVAIKHMIVISDGDPSPPNPATVAGFVNANIKITTVAIGTHGPAGSTPLRQLATQTGGKYYAVTDPKALPRIYQREARRIAQPLIKDHPGMVPITYPHEVLEGIDGFPSFDGYVMTTLKDNPLVDVGMVAPVPAEHPENATVMATWTYGVGRTGVLTTDAGKRWANNWTSWEGYDKFFTQFVRYAMRPTDNQGNFTVASEVKDGKVRVVVTATDEKDEYLNFLKLSGTAVDPEMESKDFQLEQVASGRYVGEFPADKSGSYFLSILPGPGEAPIRTGANVPYSAEFRQQRLNSALVDSLAALKPEGGEVGQVIDGDFAIGRVEELLDVDTFRHTLPKAISSQHIWPVLLVLCGLVFFEDVFVRRVTLGTEWIKHSYQWVHARMFGVPEKEDEEDRMERLRMIKERATADYDERKSSARFEVGLDQPSGTSAVDEELAAKMPSSTGPPKKSKAMEDSSPDDDSYTSRLLKAKKQARKRPGGNLDDNDSS encoded by the coding sequence ATGTTTGGCGTCGATGTTGCGTTCAACAAGCCGTGGTTTTTGCTGCTGCTGGCGGGGCTGCCACTGTTGTGGTTCTTTAGCTTTCGTAGCATCTCGGGGTTGGGACGAGTGCGGAGATTCTTCGCGCTGGGCCTGCGATCGCTGGTCTACTTGCTGCTGGTGTTCTGCCTGGCCGAAATGCAGTTGCGCCATTCGAGCGACCGCGTCACGGTAATCTACGTGCTCGATCAATCGGAAAGCATCCCACGCGAGAAGCGTGCCGCCATGGTGCAGTACGTCGTGAAGGATGTTGCCGAGCATCGCCAGGCCGCCCGCGGAGACCGCGCGGGGGTGGTGGTATTCGGTCGTGAAGCGGCGATTGAAGTTCCCCCTTACGACGATAACCTGCCGATCCAGCAAGGGCGTTTGGAAGCCATGATGCAGGTTCGCACTGATGCGACGAACCTGGAGGGTGCTTTAAAGCTCGCTCAAGCATCGTTTTCGGAAGATACCGCCAAGCGTGTTGTCATCGTCACTGATGGTAACGAAACGTACGGCGATGCGACCAACATTGCCCGGCAGCTTGCCGAAAGTGGCATTGGTATCGATGTGGTGCCGGTAGAACTCTCAAGCCGAGCCGAAGTGGCCGTCGAAAAGATTTCGCTTCCCAGTGACATTCGTAAAGGGCAGCCTGTGCAGGTGAATGTTGTTTTGAACAACATGACCGAAGCTTCTGCGGATGACGATGGCAAAGTGAGCGGCAAAGTGGTTGTCGTTCGGAAGCATGGCAAGCGAGAAGACGTGCTCATCGAGCAGCCGATGGATCTTGAGCCGGGCAAGAAAGTACTGACATTCGAGCACACGATCGACCAGAGCGACTTCTATACTTATGAAGCTCGCTTTGTTCCAGATGATCGGCTTGATGACTCGATGCCCCAGAATAACCTGGCCTCTGCTTTCGCTCACGTGCGAGGTGAAGGATCGGTGCTTCTGATTGAAGACTGGGAAAATCCGGGCGAGTTCGATTTTCTGATCTCGCGACTGAGGGCGAACAACATCGAGGTCGAGGTGATGCCCAGCAATGGACTCTTCACCTCGCTGGCCGAACTGCAGCGATTCGATTGCGTGATTCTGGGGGATGTTCCCCGGGCGAGCGGGGCCGGGGCAGGGGACGTCTCGAGCTTCAGTGACCAGCAGGTCGAGATGCTGGTCCGCAACACGCAGCAGTTGGGTTGTGGTTTGTTGATGATTGGTGGCCCCAGGGCCTTTGGCGCTGGGGGGTGGTCGAATACCGAACTCGAGAAATCGATGCCGGTGGATTTCAACATCAAGGACGCTAAGGTCGTTCCGGTCGGTGCGCTGGTGATGATGATGCACGCATCGGAACTCGCACAGGGCAATTACTGGCAGAAAGTCGTTGCTCGCGAAGCTCTCAAAGCCTTGGGGCCCCAGGACTACTGCGGACTGATTCACTGGAGCGGCAATGACCAATGGATGTGGGGAGCACCGGATGGCTTGATCCCGGTTGGGCCGAACCGCAATCAGATGTTGGCCCGGCTCAATCGAATGACGCCCGGCGACATGCCGCAGTTCGATCCGGCCATGAAGATGTCGCTGGCAGGTTTCAATGCGATTCAAGCGAAAGGGGCGAATGTCGCGATCAAGCATATGATCGTGATCAGCGATGGTGACCCTTCGCCACCGAACCCGGCTACTGTAGCGGGGTTTGTAAACGCCAACATTAAAATCACCACGGTCGCCATCGGTACACATGGCCCGGCTGGCAGTACCCCGCTACGGCAATTGGCTACGCAAACAGGTGGCAAGTATTACGCTGTAACTGATCCAAAAGCACTTCCTCGAATTTATCAGCGCGAGGCGCGTCGAATCGCCCAGCCGCTGATTAAAGATCATCCAGGCATGGTCCCAATTACCTATCCGCATGAGGTGCTGGAAGGGATTGATGGCTTTCCATCGTTCGACGGCTACGTGATGACGACCTTGAAGGACAATCCCTTAGTCGATGTGGGAATGGTTGCACCCGTTCCGGCCGAGCACCCCGAGAATGCTACCGTCATGGCAACATGGACCTACGGAGTCGGGCGGACTGGTGTTCTAACAACCGATGCCGGCAAACGCTGGGCGAACAACTGGACCTCTTGGGAAGGATACGACAAGTTCTTTACTCAGTTTGTCCGCTATGCCATGCGTCCGACCGACAACCAGGGGAACTTCACGGTTGCCAGCGAGGTCAAGGATGGCAAGGTACGAGTTGTTGTTACTGCCACCGATGAAAAGGACGAGTACCTCAACTTCCTGAAGCTTTCCGGTACCGCAGTGGATCCCGAAATGGAATCCAAAGACTTTCAACTCGAACAAGTTGCATCGGGACGCTACGTGGGTGAGTTTCCTGCGGATAAGTCCGGCAGCTATTTTTTGTCGATCTTGCCCGGGCCAGGCGAAGCACCAATTCGTACCGGCGCGAATGTCCCTTACTCGGCTGAGTTTCGTCAGCAACGTTTGAATTCGGCCTTGGTCGATAGCCTGGCTGCATTAAAGCCAGAAGGTGGCGAAGTGGGGCAGGTAATCGACGGCGACTTCGCGATTGGACGTGTCGAAGAACTTTTAGATGTCGATACGTTCCGACACACACTTCCTAAGGCGATCAGCAGTCAACACATCTGGCCCGTCTTGCTGGTCTTGTGCGGACTGGTTTTCTTCGAGGATGTCTTCGTTCGGCGGGTGACCCTGGGAACCGAGTGGATCAAGCACAGCTACCAGTGGGTTCATGCTCGCATGTTTGGCGTTCCGGAGAAAGAAGATGAAGAAGACCGAATGGAACGTCTACGCATGATCAAAGAGCGTGCTACGGCCGATTATGACGAGCGTAAATCGTCCGCACGATTCGAAGTTGGCTTGGATCAGCCCAGCGGGACATCGGCCGTTGACGAAGAATTGGCCGCAAAGATGCCATCCTCAACTGGGCCGCCGAAGAAGTCGAAAGCCATGGAAGACTCGTCTCCCGACGACGACTCATACACTTCGCGTTTGTTGAAAGCAAAGAAACAGGCTCGCAAACGCCCCGGGGGAAACCTGGATGATAATGATTCATCCTAG
- a CDS encoding prolyl hydroxylase family protein: MHRETFHYDYVYVIHNFLTSVECARYIEMAEGIGFTEAPVSTSQGQVMRKDIRNNLRLMSDDPETANILWQRIQPWVIDPWRHRHAIGLNERLRFYKYEPGQSFAPHCDGRYRRSDFEKSDFTFLVYLNDDFKGGGTRFFQPQTFRVVPKAGSALLFHHPQLHEGEEVKSGVKYVLRSDVMYRSTNADHDG, translated from the coding sequence ATGCATCGCGAAACATTTCACTACGACTACGTTTACGTCATCCACAATTTTTTGACTTCTGTGGAGTGTGCGCGCTACATCGAGATGGCGGAAGGCATTGGGTTTACGGAGGCACCCGTCTCGACATCCCAGGGGCAAGTGATGCGGAAGGATATTCGTAATAATCTGCGGCTGATGTCGGATGATCCGGAAACGGCCAACATACTTTGGCAACGAATCCAACCCTGGGTAATCGATCCGTGGCGGCATCGCCATGCGATTGGTCTGAACGAACGCCTGCGATTTTATAAGTACGAGCCAGGTCAGTCGTTTGCCCCTCATTGCGATGGTCGCTATCGACGAAGCGATTTCGAGAAAAGTGATTTTACGTTTCTCGTGTATCTAAACGACGATTTCAAAGGAGGAGGTACACGGTTCTTCCAGCCGCAAACATTTCGAGTTGTTCCGAAGGCAGGCAGTGCGTTGCTCTTTCACCATCCTCAGCTTCATGAAGGGGAAGAGGTGAAAAGTGGCGTGAAGTACGTACTTCGTAGCGACGTGATGTATCGCAGTACCAATGCCGACCATGACGGATAA
- a CDS encoding DUF6572 domain-containing protein yields MALAKKYIIDAVGICKQTGSVVVSLMDEEDWDEEDEHIKLLQDKLATYLRFIESGDMQKAYPKAQGRTVRIEIRGRCRPSEGGQRFLDETAERIRAKGIDVQTSYESPWDSFL; encoded by the coding sequence ATGGCCCTAGCCAAAAAATACATCATCGATGCCGTTGGCATCTGCAAGCAAACTGGTAGCGTCGTCGTCTCATTAATGGATGAGGAAGATTGGGACGAGGAAGATGAGCACATAAAACTGCTACAAGATAAACTCGCGACCTATCTCCGCTTTATCGAAAGTGGCGATATGCAGAAAGCCTATCCCAAGGCCCAGGGACGAACCGTTCGCATAGAAATCCGCGGACGTTGTCGGCCTTCGGAAGGTGGCCAACGATTTCTGGACGAGACGGCCGAACGTATTCGTGCTAAAGGGATTGATGTGCAGACCAGCTACGAAAGCCCGTGGGATTCTTTTTTGTAG
- a CDS encoding helix-turn-helix domain-containing protein produces the protein MNQNSNSSNKRCNGQQVASLRNQLGWTQEVLAVKAGYSDRLIRKAEAGQSVSAATLTVLAQTFQQHGLQVTAADLEMEAAAIARRFIECMYTETTGVIDAMSEFISDDIVIHFSGDPQVFPFAGTHEGKDAARRAFQLFYSVIQPPDDMTEMNDMRFLPTQQGALVWGNTWAHPIGMPMKEPIQLAIRMDFRDGLMVLFDDRFDTAMGFEHFCRANQVIV, from the coding sequence ATGAATCAGAATTCAAATTCTTCCAACAAACGCTGCAACGGTCAGCAGGTCGCGTCACTACGAAATCAACTCGGTTGGACTCAGGAGGTGTTGGCCGTAAAGGCCGGGTATTCCGATCGACTCATTCGCAAAGCGGAAGCAGGACAGTCAGTTTCGGCGGCGACGCTGACCGTCCTGGCACAAACGTTTCAGCAGCATGGTTTGCAGGTGACTGCGGCTGATTTAGAGATGGAAGCCGCAGCCATCGCGCGGCGATTTATCGAGTGCATGTATACCGAAACAACCGGCGTGATCGATGCGATGTCGGAATTCATTTCGGATGATATTGTGATCCATTTTTCCGGAGATCCTCAGGTATTTCCCTTCGCAGGAACACACGAGGGGAAAGACGCGGCACGCAGAGCGTTTCAGTTGTTCTACTCCGTAATTCAACCTCCAGACGACATGACCGAAATGAACGACATGCGGTTCCTGCCGACCCAGCAGGGAGCACTGGTCTGGGGAAACACATGGGCCCATCCCATTGGCATGCCCATGAAAGAACCGATTCAACTGGCAATCCGGATGGACTTTCGGGACGGATTGATGGTCTTATTCGACGATCGCTTCGATACGGCAATGGGGTTCGAGCATTTCTGTCGAGCCAATCAGGTAATCGTCTAA
- a CDS encoding NHL repeat-containing protein, translated as MAVSPDDELFIVDMTARIQVFDLDGNFRRAWQIPEFYKGRPSGLSFDNNGNLLVADTHYNRMLVYTPDGKRLDEQTIGGVEGSQPGEFGFVTEAVQDSQGNYYISEYGQHDRVQKFDPEGNFLFQWGGHGSEPGQFVRPQNMVIDENDHIWIADACNHRIQVFDATGDEAKLIKIWGEQGSEPGKLGYPYDLVLDGKGHLYVVEYSNHRVQKFDLDGNSLGAWGSSGHEPGQLNSPWALILDRFGRVHVIDSENHRVQRIRL; from the coding sequence GTGGCCGTCAGCCCGGATGACGAGTTGTTCATTGTTGATATGACCGCTCGCATCCAGGTTTTCGACCTCGATGGGAACTTCCGCCGGGCCTGGCAGATCCCTGAATTCTATAAAGGTCGCCCCTCGGGACTATCCTTCGACAACAACGGCAACCTTCTGGTCGCCGATACCCACTACAACCGCATGCTGGTGTACACGCCGGACGGCAAGCGGCTGGACGAACAAACGATTGGTGGGGTGGAAGGTTCCCAGCCAGGCGAATTCGGCTTCGTTACCGAAGCGGTTCAAGACTCCCAGGGCAACTACTACATTAGCGAGTACGGCCAGCACGACCGCGTGCAGAAGTTCGATCCTGAAGGTAACTTCCTTTTCCAGTGGGGAGGGCACGGCAGCGAGCCTGGGCAATTCGTCCGCCCGCAGAACATGGTGATCGACGAGAACGACCACATCTGGATCGCCGATGCCTGCAACCATCGGATTCAGGTTTTCGATGCAACCGGTGACGAGGCGAAGCTGATCAAAATCTGGGGAGAGCAGGGGAGCGAGCCAGGCAAGCTTGGCTATCCGTACGATTTAGTGCTCGATGGAAAAGGGCATCTGTATGTCGTTGAGTACAGCAATCACCGCGTGCAGAAGTTCGACCTCGACGGAAACAGTCTGGGGGCGTGGGGAAGTTCCGGCCATGAGCCAGGTCAACTCAACAGTCCCTGGGCACTGATCCTGGACCGGTTTGGTCGAGTACATGTAATTGATTCCGAGAATCATCGGGTCCAGCGGATTCGGTTGTAG
- a CDS encoding L-threonylcarbamoyladenylate synthase, protein MPATVIDVKAADDRRDVVHRAVQALAEGQLVAFPTETVYGLAASALNPQAIHNLRHAKGRLETNPFSLCVSGADTLWDYIPNASPLMCRLARRCWPGPVTLVMPCDEGSVVSQFAPEVQQAVSPSGLVGLRVPAHDLIAQAMHFLPGPLALTSANLSGQPDAIHGKEVVEALGDRVGLILDDGKCRYGQPSSVVKVEGNHFQMLRQGVVSESVLNHLSSYFVLFVCTGNTCRSPMAEVVMQKHLADKIGTTIDQLDQKGILVASAGIAAYPGGRAAPEAIHILGARSLDLNGHASQPLSDRLVEQADLILTMTAGHRDAILARWPEARDRIQTLSSDGRDIADPIGGSEDVYRQCLEQIESEIKQRVKDLDLDNLLPS, encoded by the coding sequence TTGCCCGCCACTGTTATTGATGTAAAAGCAGCAGACGACCGCCGAGATGTCGTCCATCGTGCCGTCCAGGCTTTGGCCGAAGGGCAACTCGTGGCTTTTCCCACCGAGACCGTTTATGGGCTGGCCGCATCGGCTTTAAATCCTCAAGCGATCCACAATCTTCGCCATGCCAAAGGTCGCCTGGAAACGAACCCTTTCAGCTTGTGCGTTTCTGGGGCCGATACGCTGTGGGATTACATTCCCAATGCCTCGCCGCTGATGTGCCGGTTGGCTCGCCGCTGCTGGCCAGGCCCCGTAACGCTGGTAATGCCGTGTGACGAAGGTTCTGTGGTTTCGCAGTTTGCCCCCGAGGTTCAACAGGCCGTCTCGCCCAGTGGATTGGTTGGACTGCGTGTTCCGGCTCACGATTTAATCGCCCAGGCAATGCACTTTTTGCCGGGTCCGTTGGCATTAACAAGTGCGAATCTGTCTGGCCAACCCGATGCGATTCACGGAAAAGAGGTCGTAGAAGCCCTGGGAGATCGAGTAGGATTAATATTGGACGATGGCAAGTGCCGGTATGGGCAACCTTCCAGCGTCGTCAAAGTGGAAGGAAATCACTTCCAGATGTTACGTCAGGGTGTCGTTTCGGAGAGTGTCTTGAATCACCTGAGCAGCTACTTTGTCCTGTTTGTATGTACCGGAAACACCTGCCGTAGTCCCATGGCCGAAGTGGTCATGCAGAAACATCTGGCAGACAAAATTGGCACCACCATCGATCAATTAGATCAAAAGGGAATCTTGGTCGCTTCGGCTGGAATTGCTGCCTATCCAGGAGGTCGCGCGGCACCGGAAGCCATCCATATTCTAGGGGCTCGCAGCCTGGATCTGAACGGTCACGCCAGTCAGCCGCTAAGTGACCGATTGGTGGAACAAGCCGATTTGATTTTGACCATGACAGCCGGACACCGCGACGCCATCTTGGCACGGTGGCCGGAAGCGCGTGACCGAATTCAAACCTTGAGTAGCGATGGCCGCGACATAGCCGATCCTATTGGAGGATCGGAAGATGTATATCGCCAATGTCTCGAGCAAATCGAATCCGAAATCAAACAGCGGGTCAAAGACCTCGACTTGGACAACCTCCTTCCCTCCTAG